The Halorussus pelagicus genome contains the following window.
CGGTGGAGCCATCGGCGTAGTACTGAATACCCTGTACGAGTGCGGCCGCGCAGTTTCCGACGCCCGCTATCGCGAGACGAATTTCATCTGAGGACATCTAGTGGAATAATGTAATCACGTATTTATATATATTTGCACTGGTATAATATTACCATGCACTCAGAGATCTCAGTTGGTGTCGTGGGTTGCGGGACACTAGGTGAACGATTGGCCAAGCAGGTAGCGGGAACAGTAGATGGACAGATTACTGCTGTCACAGACGTAAATGAGGAGAGCGCCCAGGCGTTGGCTTCGCAGTTCGGACTTCCAGCGGAGGAAACGTACTCGGATTACACGCGGATGTATTCCGAGGCCGACCTCGACGCGGTGATCATCACGACTCCACACTGCTTTCACTACGAGCAGATTATGGACGCTCTCGAACTCGATCTCGACATCCTCACCGAGAAACCGCTGGTGACGGATCTCGACGAAGCCTTCGAGATCTCTGAGAAGGCAGATCGATCTGAGTCCATGGTCATGGTTGGGTTTCAGCGTCGGATACAATCCGTCTTCAAACGGGCGAGGGAACGATATCAGACCACCCCGCCGGAGATTCGTTACATAGACGCCACGCTGACTGAACACTGGCTCGAACTCAAAGACGGAACGTGGCGGACTGACTTGGAGTACAGTGGTGGAGGATTCTTCACCGATGCAGTCCGTCACCTGATCGATGCGATCCTCTGGGTAACGGGGCTAACGCCCACCAAAGTAGACGCGACGATGGACTTTTACCGGGAGGGGATCGAGAGTAGTGGAGTGATGACGATTCATTTCGACAATGGAGCGAAGGCAACGATAACGGGGTTCGCAGACGCGCGGACCATCCGGGAAGAGTACTACTTCTGTGACGAGGACGGTTCTCTCCTCATCGAAGGTCACGGATGGGACGAATCGGAGCGCAAGACACTCAAGATTGTCGATGGAGACACTTGGGACCGTACGCAACCGCATCTCCAGCAACATTCCGATCCCGGAAAGGGAGAGGTGTTCATCGAGTGCCTACAGACTGGACGGGAGCCGCCAGCCTCCATCGAGAACTCAGTGAAGATGATCGAATTAATTCAGGCGGCTCGGGACTCGGCGATGTCTGGAGAGATCGTTCACCTGTAACTTGACAATGGATACATCCGAGAAGACCGTCGTCGATCTAGAAGAGAAGCTTACTGTCGAGCAGATCCGTGGACTTGGAACCGAATACATTTCGAGAGATTCGATCGAGAAACGCGAACGAGCACTGGACA
Protein-coding sequences here:
- a CDS encoding Gfo/Idh/MocA family protein; translated protein: MHSEISVGVVGCGTLGERLAKQVAGTVDGQITAVTDVNEESAQALASQFGLPAEETYSDYTRMYSEADLDAVIITTPHCFHYEQIMDALELDLDILTEKPLVTDLDEAFEISEKADRSESMVMVGFQRRIQSVFKRARERYQTTPPEIRYIDATLTEHWLELKDGTWRTDLEYSGGGFFTDAVRHLIDAILWVTGLTPTKVDATMDFYREGIESSGVMTIHFDNGAKATITGFADARTIREEYYFCDEDGSLLIEGHGWDESERKTLKIVDGDTWDRTQPHLQQHSDPGKGEVFIECLQTGREPPASIENSVKMIELIQAARDSAMSGEIVHL